The genomic window tcctctattttGACAAGTACACTATCATCCATGggactccaagctggattccctccaggctcctgctggggCTTTTTtgtcagtggcttgggctacagcagtctggtctcaccttgctctccacgCTGGcacagaggctctcagctgctggggtcctaagttgtgTGTGTCTTCACCCTCCTCACAgatccactgtgttcctccaatttatATAGAGTTTCTCCCTacctgttttctccctaactcttccctgaggctgcactttccattttctttttatacaaTCTTCTCCTAGACTTGAGCAGCAAACTCCTTCCCCAACCATCCACCTTAATCATacctatttgttttttatttgaagattttccTAATTTTCCAGGACACAAGAAGACTTCTAAGGGATTGTTTATTAAGCCATTAACACAGCTTGGCAAATGGTAGGAGGTTGCTGAAATTCATTGACCCCTGAGAAGGAATAATTAATGACTGTTTTGATAAAGGGACAGATAATATATACTTGTGTCTACTTGAAGAAGTTCACACTTTATGAAAGGAAAGGTGTACCAATGAAAAGATGGTCACCACACAAAATCTTAGATTTGTTAATTTCACCATTTGGACAAGAATAAGTGAGGAACCAACATCACACTTTGGCACCTGCTAGCATTCTCAATCTTTACATGAATTCTAGAATGAAGCTCACATTATTATATAGAAATCAAATGCCATGCACTGGGATACACCAATGCTATTGCTTAGATGAAGTGATCTCTTTCTCCACCACCTCCAGCCTCCATTCCATCCACCATATTTCCATAAGAGgtctatttaaaattcaaatcacACTCTGCTTTGTGAGATAAAGCCCACAACACACTTATGGAAATCTGTCAGTCTCTGTGGCCTAGTTTCTCCTGAGTTTACCAGTTGCATCTCACACTAATCTCCTCTCACTCATGCTACAACCACTCTGGCTTCTCTCAGTATCTCAAGGCATTCCATTACACAGGCCCTTGCATTTGTGACTCTTTTTATCTGTAATAGTCTTTCCAAGCCATGACTATGGAATATTTACCTCTTGGGTCTTTGTTTGAATGTTACATCTTCAGGGAAACTTTTTCTAACCACAACACAAACTAGGTCAGAACTCTCTTTGACAGTATAACAATACCCTGTGCTGCTTCTTTTGTTCTACTTCCcaaaattgtaaaagaaaattaattaccTGTGTAATGCTTTAATATCTGTCTATTCCCCAAGTTCTAACACCTGTGTAAGATGAACTGTGTCAATCTTATATATCACTATATTCTGAACCTGATATCATATCTGATACATAGTagatagtaaatatttgctgaattaatAAATAAGATTCTGGGTCTCCATGGAGATGGTTCCCTAGTACTATGTCTTGCAGATGTGGAGGTCATAAAAAGTGATGGTAGATTCATAGTTATCTGCCTTCTGGCAATAAAGTAAATGTCCTAGAGGAGATATAAGTAGATAGTGGCTTTCATTACTGGAGAACAGGAAATAACTTGAGTTCACTAAGGCATATGGTGCTGAGCAATGcttcagaaataaaatagagCTTCTGAACTTCATTGTTCAGGAGACATTACAAAGTTATAAATGGGACTTTATTCAATTCTACATCAAGATCAAATTGTTCCCAATAATTAATGCAGAGCATTTCATCTCGCATTCATTCTGCAGTGTGTTGGTCCTCTGTGCTATCTTGGGAAATAGCCTAACATATTCTAGTTGAACATTTCCCAATGCACATCTCCTTcctccactttattttttcttcatctgtttagCTACTTGTATTTTATATGACAAATTCCTAAACTGGTTGTGACTGAATGTTAAGAAAAGTTTCCTTTGGTCAAGATCAATATCCACTCCACTATCTACAATCAAGGAGTTTAGCTGTTCTTACTATTTAAACCATGAGCTATTGGTTTATAATCATTGTaaagaccaaaaataaataaataagcaagcaagcaagcttagtaggaaaaaaaacaaatagctGAGAAAACATTCAACAGTATGCAAGGCAAAGAAGAAAAGTGAATCTTACATTTTACAGCATGTTATTATTTACAAAGCCCTTTGTCATTCTCTCTCACTTAGTCCTGGAAAAGATATCTTGACCTTTAATCAAAGCAAGGAAGAAATTTTTGcttatgagaaaactgaggcagaacATCTCTGAATCAAGTTAATAGAACTAACAAGGGGGTTGGAACAAAAATCTACATATTTCTGCCTCAATATATCTTTGTAATGATGAAGTCTGGTCCATGTGTTAAAGAAACTAGGAGAATCCTACTGGATTATTTGTAGGGACTTCTGGATTGACAGAACACAAGTCTTATTCTGCTTGGGAACCCCTCATTCTGTTTAAAACTTTCTTCATGGCCTCCTTCACCTCCTTATTTCTCAAGCTGTAGATCATTGGGTTGAGCATGGGGATGACCACTGTGTAAAATACTGATACAATCTTGTCTTCCCAGAGGGATTTTCCCATGTTACCTTTCAGGTACATGAATATGAGTGTTCCAAAGAAAAGAGCCACTGCAGTCATGTGAGAAGCACAAGTGGAGAAGGTCTTGGCTTTGCCACCTGCTGTGCGAATCTTCGTAATAGCCCGAATGATGAATACATAAGACATAAGAATCACTGAAATGCTGGTTGTGTTGACCAAGAAAGCTAAGAGGTAGATTACCTGCTCCCGTGGCCCAGTCTCGCTACAGGCAAGTTTCAGCAGGGGTGGGAGATCACAAAAGAAGAAGTCCACTTGGTTGGACTTACAGAAAGCGATGGAGAAGGTACACCCAGTGCAGACCACAGAATTGAGCATGGCACCTGCATATGCTGCAGCCACCAGCCCCAGGCGGGTCTGGGCTGTCATGGCTGTAGCATAGAGGAGGGGGTTACACACAGCCATGTAGCGGTCATAGGTCATCACTGCCAAAAGAAAGCATTCCGTACTAGCATAAAGGGTGAAAAAGAAGAACTGAGCAGCGCAGCGCTCATAGGTGATGACCATCTTATCCATTCTCAAGGTCTCAAGCAACTGAGGGACAATAACAGAAGAGTAGCAAATGTCCAGGAAGGAAAGGTGActaaggaagaagtacatgggagTCTGGAGTCGGGGGTCACTCTGAATTAACATGATCATTCCCAGATTTCCTCCCATGGTGATGAGATAAAGGGCCAGGAATACAAAAAAGAGAATCATCTTCAACTCTGGCTGCAGCAGGAATCCCATCAGAACAAATTCTGTCACCATGGTGCCATTCTCTGCCATGAAGCCACAGTCACCTGCTGAGATAAGAAAGTCTCATTGAAGACAAACTTAGGTGATCATGGCTTCACATAATCATTGTTCAGTAATGATATTGACCTTTCAGATTTATAAAGTCGCTGCATTTTTTCACAAAGGTTATTTCTCAGGAATCCTTGGAGCACCAtattattaattccatttttggtgGAAGAATATGAAGGACATGGAGGTAAAGTGACATTTTCAAGATGCCATAGTTAGTAAATAAGCAAAGCTAGGACCTAACACTCAGTTCTTTAGGCACCTGCAAACCTCTGACAAATCCCAAATTGGAAAGCTACATCAGTCTAAAACAGGACCAGAAAATGCTTTTGTTGGGGAAATCCTAATGGTAAAGTATTAAGGATATGGTCTTTGAAATCAAATGTTGATTAAATACCTTCAGACTATGAGCAAATTAGTCAACCTCAGCCTCCTTGAATATATAGGGACTACAGGGCCAAATTTACAATATTATTGTGAAAGACAtcatttatatattgtatatgtcACATAATTCAACTCACACacttagaattattttttctaaatgtaacatatatacacaataaaatatattcagtttTCAAAAGCAAGGAAATATTGTCatctgcaacaacatggatgaacttagAGGTCATTGtgctaaatgaaagaaaccaggcacagaaacataaatattgtataatttcatttatatgtgtAATCCAAAATAGTTGAGCTcagggaaacagagaggaaaTGGTGAACAGTGCAAAAGGAAAGGGGTTTGGGAAGTTGTTGgccaaaggatacaaaatttctCTTATACAGGAGCATTAAATTCAAGGATCTATTGCACAGCATGGTGACTATAGCTAATAATAGTATATTATACAacaacttccaaaagttcatggaaaatggaatttaaaaatgggtttattttggcacaaaaaaatttgaaacccttGCATATGAGTATACTTGAAAATTTCTGAGAATCAATTTTAGGGTTCTCACCCCAAAAAAAGAATATGAGGTTATACATATGTTATTAGcttgattcattcattccacattgtatatatatttcaaaagctCATGTTTTATaccataaatatatgcaatttttatttatcatttataaataaataaatgatggtgaagccataaaaaatttttttctaaattctagGAAAACGTTAGTGACATGCTTGCAAGTTCCTATACATTCTGGAATCACCTTATCTCCAAGTCCACAGCCCCTTAACATTCTAACATTAACCCTACCCTTCTTTGAGGTTGTTTTTGGTGCGCACATGTTCACAGTGGATTTGCATGCTCTACAGAGAGCTATAAAGAACTAGCACTGTTAGAACCTCTACAGCCTGTTGCCTGCCaagctgcttcttcctctctgttcctGCCAAGCAGCATGGCCTGGTTTCCAGTTTCTCCTCTTGTTCCAGAGGACCTGTCCCATTTTCCAAATGCCAGGTCATTATCAATCAGTGAGATACATGAATCAAGCCATTCTAGAAT from Oryctolagus cuniculus chromosome 1, mOryCun1.1, whole genome shotgun sequence includes these protein-coding regions:
- the LOC100339046 gene encoding olfactory receptor 9I1-like produces the protein MAENGTMVTEFVLMGFLLQPELKMILFFVFLALYLITMGGNLGMIMLIQSDPRLQTPMYFFLSHLSFLDICYSSVIVPQLLETLRMDKMVITYERCAAQFFFFTLYASTECFLLAVMTYDRYMAVCNPLLYATAMTAQTRLGLVAAAYAGAMLNSVVCTGCTFSIAFCKSNQVDFFFCDLPPLLKLACSETGPREQVIYLLAFLVNTTSISVILMSYVFIIRAITKIRTAGGKAKTFSTCASHMTAVALFFGTLIFMYLKGNMGKSLWEDKIVSVFYTVVIPMLNPMIYSLRNKEVKEAMKKVLNRMRGSQAE